The genomic DNA ggaaacccacgcagacacagggagaacacaccaactcctcacagccatcGAGATcagtttatgtaaaaaaaaactatccaTATTTAAAATCTTTCTAGCTGAAtttcaaattttaaatgttaatatctTTATGTTGAGGTGCTTTTAATCAGTAAATAGTGTAATTGTTGTTAAATATGTTATACTGTttgattataaatattttattattattattattattgttattatttaaaaaatgagctCATATTGAAGTTTCAATTTGATGTGGACTTTAATgagtttataaatgtgtgtgtttgatctttAGAGTCCAGCACGGAGGAATCAGCAGAATGAGACCAGGACTGAAGAAATgtaagacagacacacacacacatacgtttgtgaatgtgtgtgttatcaTATCATGCACACTATTGCTATAGACGGGGGATCCCTGGAAACATTTCAGAGGCTTCATCTGGGGTAATCAGCTGGAGGTGTAAAGCTTAACTTGTAACCTGTATCCTGGCACACTCCCATTTGTCACCTGTCTACTCCCATGCTTTATTAAACAATGGGATCCATTTGTTTGTTGCCTCTGGTTTGGAGGTGACCCATGTTTATAGGCTGTTGTCTGGAGGTGATCCGTGTTTGTAGCCTTTTTTTGGAGGttgttctatatatatatatatatatatatatatatatatatatatatatatatatatatatatatatatatatatatatatatatcctatgTTAAAATTAGAGCATATATGCATTTGAGGAATCATTATACTCACAGACCACACACATATAAAGGCACAATCATATAAAAACACATAATGGCACAATAATAtgcccacacacaaacatatattaaCACTAATGCACACAAAATCGACTCAAACAAATGCACATCAGATGAaaatactttgtgtttgtgtatttgtatacATTCTGTATGTAAGTGTGCTTGTGTCTTCATGTGAATGTAAACATGTGTCTATACATGTTTGTATACAGATTACTGTGATCTCACTCTGgatccaaacacagcacacccttctctctctctgtctgagggaaAAAGGAAAGTGGAATGGGTGAGAGAGACACAACAATATCCAGATCATCCAGAGAGATTTGATGGGTGTTGGCAGGTTCTAAGTGTGGAGAGTTTaactggacgctgttactgggagtTAGAGTGGTCTGAGGGTGCTGTTATCTCAGTGTCGTACAGAGGAATCAGGAGGAAAGGACACAGTAccgagtgtgtgtttggatttaacaaattctCTTGGACTCTGATCTGCTCTGGGAACAGATACTGGGTGAGACACCGTAATCAGGTCTCTAAGATACCTGACCTCAAATGTCACTCTAACAGAGTCGGAGTGTATCTGGACTGGTGGTCTGGCACTCTGTCATTCTACAGCATCTcacctcatacacacacactcacacacttacacacattcacctccaTTTTTATTAAACCTCTTTATGCTGGGTTTAGGGTTTATTATTCTGAGTCCTCAGTATGTCTTCTTGGGTTTCGGAAGACTATGCTGAGTTGATCTGTTAGGCCACAGAATTAATTTTTAAAGCTCTTAGAGAAATGGCATGTAGGAAATAAGTCTATAATTGGACAGATCTCTAggatcaatatttttttttaatcaaaggtTTAATAATAACTAGTTTAAAAGATTTGGGCATGTGAACTAGTCTAAGTTAAGAGTTTACTAtacttaaaacatttttaattacaactgatagtacattttaaaataggtATTTTGGGTTTGTGTTGAGTGTTAAAATTCTggaagagatttttttttcagttgtagTTGCTGAAGTGGCAGAATAACTAAGAATGATTTTAGCCTTTCTGCTATAACTACATTTGTATTTGTTAAATCGGCTAAACTTAGATCAGAAGTGTTGCTTTTGGCAATTGAAAGTGATAattgttatattttaattgtaattaagTTGTTATGACAAACTCTTGTTTTTTCCAAAGCTTTTGTATAATTTGGGAAAAGACAAAGTCTCAATAACATTCATATCTCAGTGATGCAAACAGGTGGTTGGCTTAACCTGTATGTCTGTTGTCTGTCCTCAGCTCTGTTTTGTCACATTCACTGATTGTCTGAGACCGctattccagttcagggtctccaGGCAGTGTctggagcttacccagaatcactgggcacaagctgtgacagagacactacatgctgcTCCACTTTGCAGCCctaaatacacagacacacatacgcacactaTATATGGGGACAGCCATGGTAGATGAGCCAGAGATTTGAGGGTTAACTGTGTAGAttgatgtgggttcactattttgCATAAAAATATCACTGTGGCATTTTTTTATCTATGTGTGATAAATGgttattaatgacatttattgtGTTTCCAATCTAATtattaaccattaataaacatattatatACCATTTATAATTCTAGTCTTATTCAAGAGAATTTCCACTGAGATCTTTCTTCATGTTTGGTGACAGGTAAAAATCACTTGGTTCTAGTTTCAGACTGTAGGGTGAATGGCTAATGTCTTAGACTCCACAtgctcatttttttttcatcaacaTATTGTGTTACTCATACAcaatgggttcgattcccactccaggtgactgtctgtgaggagttggtgtgttctccccgtgtccgcatgggtttcctctgggtgctccggtttcctcccacagtccaaaaacacacgttggtaggtggattggtgactcaaaagtgtccgtaggtgtgagtgtgtgagtgaaaatgtgtgtctgtgttgccctgtgaaggactggcgccccctccagggtgtattcccgccttgcgcccaatgattccaggtaggctctggacccaccgcgaccctgaattggataagcggttacagataatgaatgaatgaatgaatgaatgtttcagttTTCATATTGATCAATATACATTTACCAGTGTCAGTATTAACCCAGTCTTGTTCTGCATTCATTGTCTATTTTTATTATACTGTTTTAGCTATATTTGCTGTTAGTCTTCCATCAGAGTCTGTTTAACCATACTCTTCCAtatttcttttgtctttttcgTCCTATATTCTCAGCTGATAAATGCTGTTGAACTGCTCCTGCTGATCTGCCCTAGTGTTGTACTGATGACATTACTCCCTTGTGCTGTCCAATTACATAGGACTGTTTAGACCCATATTAATACTATAGTCATATAAGCAGGACAtacataattatatttatgaatACAAATAAGAATAAAGCAAAAAAACTATAACTATAACTATATTACAGAAACAAGTGCAATGTGTAGAATTGTTctatacatatattattttgGTGCCATGATGActtggtggttagcacattCACCTCCCAGCACtgtccccatgtctgcatgcaTTTCCTACTGTCACATGTTCTATTTATATCTGTCCTCTAAGAAATTCTGAGAACTGTgattcccagaatgcatttgTGCAACTCAGTCTTAAACCAACCATTCACAACACTCTTCAGAGATCAGACTTATGGGATTACTAACCCTGTGCACCTGTTTTTGAGTGTATTTAGACCAGTTTGCTTGTTTGTCATGTACAGTGCAGTGAATTATCCCTccctaattattattttttttccatctgtGTTTGACCCCGCTTGTTTTGACAACATATCTTGATTATtgatttctgaaataaaaatgcTTGGCTCTGATAGCCTTCTTCTCCCCTTTTCTTCTCCCTTGGGCATCAGATGGCTTGGAATTTTTCACCTATTGGCTGGttgtatttactgtatttagtGTCATTCATATTTTCACTACTTCAGTTGTGGCAGGACGGCACCCTGAGCATTCACGTATACCACCTATGCCATGGGCCATCCTCCAGAATAATAATATGTCATTATTTTAATATGGCTTGGTCAAACCATGTTTTTGATTTCCTAAGAATTCAGAGACTGAAATGTAGATCTCATGAAAGGTGCATATAAAGTAAGGCAAACCTAATCCTTAAATTCATGGTCCTGtgctattaaaaatgtaatgatacTGATATTACTGATATTAATATATAGTCATATAAATATATGGATTGGGCataatgtaaaatttattttcCATATTTCCCTGTTCAAATGACCATATAGGTGTCACATATTTTTGCCAACTGCAT from Hoplias malabaricus isolate fHopMal1 chromosome 7, fHopMal1.hap1, whole genome shotgun sequence includes the following:
- the LOC136701651 gene encoding stonustoxin subunit beta-like, whose translation is MRPGLKKYYCDLTLDPNTAHPSLSLSEGKRKVEWVRETQQYPDHPERFDGCWQVLSVESLTGRCYWELEWSEGAVISVSYRGIRRKGHSTECVFGFNKFSWTLICSGNRYWVRHRNQVSKIPDLKCHSNRVGVYLDWWSGTLSFYSISPHTHTLTHLHTFTSIFIKPLYAGFRVYYSESSVCLLGFRKTMLS